Proteins found in one Schistocerca serialis cubense isolate TAMUIC-IGC-003099 chromosome 5, iqSchSeri2.2, whole genome shotgun sequence genomic segment:
- the LOC126481821 gene encoding prisilkin-39-like has product MKPKTICMLAVLVVIAVTGYGHQSGRRQVRSLSQASSQASSYGSGGLGGYGPLGYGLEALGGSPYPYPGGFGGYLPSYGGNPYLSWGPYGYGQPFFR; this is encoded by the exons ATGAAGCCTAAGACCATTTGTATGCTGGCTGTTTTGGTAGTGATAGCCGTTACTGGATATGGACATCAAA GTGGCCGGCGGCAGGTGAGGTCCCTGTCGCAGGCGAGCAGCCAGGCTTCATCCTACGGCTCTGGCGGCCTGGGGGGCTACGGCCCCTTAGGCTATGGTCTGGAGGCCCTGGGGGGCTCCCCCTACCCCTACCCAGGAGGATTTGGTGGCTACCTTCCGTCATACGGCGGAAATCCGTATTTATCCTGGGGTCCTTATGGCTACGGTCAACCATTCTTTCGGTAG